Proteins from a genomic interval of Paracholeplasma manati:
- a CDS encoding O-methyltransferase has translation MHKTTRTNLTKINELKLKAQSLKVPILSDDGLLFLVETLQKYNVQSVLEIGSAVGYSAIAMATHTGAHVTTIEREVDLHAFAVKNVASFGLEHQITLILGDALEVELNPHSRFDAIFIDAAKAQYEKFFTKYEPYLSDKGIIITDNLNFHHVDIETVSRGTKNLVKRLEAFKQFLKEHPEYDSELFDIGDGMSISKRNRP, from the coding sequence ATGCACAAGACGACGAGGACGAATCTGACGAAGATTAATGAACTCAAACTAAAAGCCCAATCGTTAAAAGTACCAATCCTATCTGATGATGGGCTTTTATTTTTGGTAGAAACCCTTCAAAAATACAATGTACAATCTGTTTTAGAAATTGGGTCTGCTGTGGGCTATAGTGCCATTGCGATGGCAACCCATACTGGCGCACATGTGACCACCATCGAACGCGAAGTGGATTTACATGCCTTTGCCGTTAAAAACGTGGCATCATTTGGATTAGAACATCAAATCACCCTCATCCTTGGGGATGCATTGGAGGTTGAATTGAACCCTCATAGCCGATTTGATGCGATATTCATTGACGCTGCCAAAGCCCAATATGAGAAGTTTTTTACCAAGTATGAACCGTATTTATCCGATAAGGGCATCATCATTACCGACAACTTGAATTTTCACCATGTTGACATAGAAACGGTATCCCGTGGGACGAAAAATCTCGTGAAACGCCTAGAAGCATTTAAACAGTTTTTAAAAGAACACCCAGAATATGACAGTGAATTGTTCGATATCGGTGACGGTATGAGCATTTCGAAAAGGAACCGCCCATGA
- a CDS encoding peptidase U32 family protein — translation MKKLVTLFEIESIPKLAPHVNGFILGQNGVSTRLTRSFSTEEIIQASSIMKSLGKSCFIIMNRILHDQDDHRYEAFIQSVDSDAITGYIVGDIGVLSIGKQLNISHKMIYNPETLITNVFDAHFYHSLGIQGVYLAKEITIDDMVNIGQNRPYALFAYGHGYLNMFYSKRQLIEAYFENKDMDNPYHDQRNLSVVEEKRPEFKYPILEDEAGTHVFRNHVFSSLNHLKTLEQAIDYLVFDTIFHNDQYALDVLKIYESGVALSDPSVQDIQKHYHEVWDEGFFFKKTVYKPKKVEL, via the coding sequence ATGAAAAAGTTAGTGACATTATTTGAAATTGAATCCATACCTAAACTAGCACCCCATGTAAATGGTTTTATCCTTGGACAAAATGGGGTATCCACACGATTGACTCGCAGTTTTTCGACTGAAGAAATCATTCAAGCTTCAAGTATCATGAAATCACTCGGCAAATCGTGTTTCATCATCATGAACCGTATCTTACACGATCAAGATGACCATCGATATGAAGCATTCATCCAATCGGTTGATAGCGACGCCATCACAGGGTACATTGTGGGAGATATCGGTGTACTATCCATTGGAAAGCAACTAAATATCTCACACAAAATGATTTATAACCCTGAAACCCTAATTACAAACGTGTTTGACGCTCATTTCTACCATTCATTGGGCATCCAAGGGGTTTATTTGGCCAAAGAAATCACCATCGATGATATGGTTAATATTGGTCAAAATAGACCGTATGCATTATTCGCTTATGGCCATGGTTATTTGAATATGTTTTATTCAAAACGCCAATTGATTGAAGCCTATTTTGAAAATAAAGACATGGATAACCCTTACCATGATCAACGAAATCTATCGGTAGTAGAGGAAAAAAGACCTGAATTTAAATACCCTATTTTAGAAGATGAAGCAGGCACACACGTGTTTAGAAACCATGTTTTTTCAAGTCTAAATCATTTAAAGACACTCGAACAAGCCATCGATTATTTGGTATTTGATACCATTTTTCATAATGACCAATATGCATTAGACGTGCTAAAGATATATGAATCTGGTGTGGCATTATCAGATCCATCGGTTCAAGATATCCAAAAACACTACCATGAGGTTTGGGATGAAGGATTCTTCTTCAAGAAGACTGTCTACAAACCGAAGAAGGTGGAATTATGA
- a CDS encoding peptidase U32 family protein has product MTELLAPAGDLEKLKIAILYGADAVFIGGMEFSLRARASNFTLDNIKEGADFCHAHGKKLYVTTNIIPHNDNMDALIEYLKGLEQAGVDAIIAASPYIVETAKKHTNIPVHISTQQSVVNGHAVRFWKDLGAERVVLGRELNIDEISNITANAGVEIEVFIHGGMCASYSGRCTLSNNMTDRDANRGGCAHSCRWNYDLYSDETLISDEKMPFSMSSKDLQTLAFIPKLIDANVSSLKIEGRMKSIHYIATVVRSYRLLMDEYLSTGKVKDISIYEKEIRKAENRLTSFGFLGGMPKAEQQLYNLRSEEPTKEFLGLVVDYDHETQIATIEQRNHFTPGELVEMVGPRYQHTFTMGEIRDSNGNLLDAARHPKQILKIHIPFEVKPYDMLRKVLVDEN; this is encoded by the coding sequence ATGACCGAATTACTCGCCCCAGCTGGGGATTTAGAAAAATTAAAGATTGCGATCCTGTATGGCGCAGATGCTGTATTCATCGGTGGGATGGAATTCAGCTTAAGAGCCAGAGCTTCTAACTTCACCTTGGATAACATCAAAGAAGGGGCTGACTTTTGTCATGCCCATGGCAAAAAGCTCTACGTGACCACCAACATCATCCCTCATAATGACAATATGGATGCGTTGATTGAATACCTTAAAGGATTAGAACAAGCAGGGGTAGACGCCATCATCGCAGCTTCACCTTACATCGTCGAGACTGCGAAGAAACACACCAACATACCCGTTCATATCTCCACTCAACAATCGGTGGTGAATGGCCACGCAGTGCGATTTTGGAAAGATTTAGGCGCAGAGCGTGTGGTCCTTGGTAGAGAACTTAACATCGATGAAATCTCAAACATCACGGCAAATGCTGGGGTTGAAATTGAAGTATTTATCCATGGTGGTATGTGTGCATCTTATTCAGGACGTTGTACCTTATCGAACAATATGACTGACCGTGACGCGAATCGTGGTGGGTGTGCCCACAGCTGTCGTTGGAACTATGATTTGTATTCAGATGAAACCTTGATTTCAGATGAAAAAATGCCGTTTTCAATGAGTTCAAAAGACTTACAAACCCTCGCATTTATCCCAAAATTGATCGACGCGAATGTATCGTCATTGAAGATTGAAGGCCGCATGAAATCGATCCATTACATCGCGACCGTGGTGAGAAGTTACCGTTTGTTAATGGATGAGTACTTATCCACTGGAAAAGTCAAAGATATATCGATCTATGAAAAAGAAATTCGTAAAGCTGAAAATCGTCTAACGTCCTTTGGCTTCCTGGGTGGGATGCCAAAAGCAGAACAACAACTCTATAATTTGAGAAGCGAAGAACCGACCAAAGAATTCCTAGGGTTGGTCGTCGATTATGACCATGAAACACAAATCGCGACCATTGAACAGCGCAATCATTTCACACCTGGTGAACTGGTTGAAATGGTCGGACCACGTTATCAACACACCTTTACTATGGGTGAAATTAGGGATTCTAATGGCAATCTCCTAGACGCAGCGAGACACCCGAAACAAATCCTCAAAATACATATCCCGTTTGAAGTCAAACCGTATGACATGCTTCGAAAGGTTTTAGTGGATGAAAATTGA
- a CDS encoding M48 family metallopeptidase, with product MKIEKSGKTLEYVVIHKAIKHAYFRVKDRQIVVTKGPRIPLQVIEKRLWDNFDQFHELTQKQTKTYDELSLFGKSYPLKIIIGAPFAYEISTTITLHLMKESDIEKAIQTLYGYELKKALDGLTPWLIDALKPFHLHPLPTKIKYLKSKFGSCHTRKKEITMNAYLAKLDLIYTKYVLLHEYAHLLVPNHQKPFYDVLDLMMPGHRAIQKALRKHHI from the coding sequence ATGAAAATTGAGAAATCGGGTAAAACGCTCGAATACGTCGTCATTCATAAAGCCATTAAGCATGCGTATTTTAGGGTAAAGGACCGTCAAATTGTCGTGACCAAAGGGCCAAGAATCCCCCTACAAGTGATTGAAAAACGGTTATGGGATAACTTTGATCAGTTTCATGAATTGACCCAAAAACAAACCAAAACCTATGATGAATTGTCTTTATTTGGTAAAAGTTACCCGCTAAAAATCATCATCGGTGCACCTTTTGCTTATGAGATTTCAACTACGATTACCCTACATTTGATGAAAGAATCGGATATTGAAAAAGCCATTCAAACGCTTTATGGGTATGAACTAAAAAAAGCCCTTGATGGCTTAACACCGTGGTTGATAGATGCATTAAAGCCATTTCATTTACACCCACTACCGACCAAGATTAAATATTTAAAATCCAAGTTTGGTAGTTGTCATACCCGAAAAAAAGAAATCACGATGAATGCTTATCTCGCCAAACTTGATTTGATCTATACCAAATACGTTTTGTTACACGAATATGCCCATCTGTTGGTGCCCAACCACCAAAAACCGTTTTATGATGTGTTAGATTTGATGATGCCAGGGCATCGTGCAATTCAAAAAGCACTCAGAAAACACCATATATAA
- the greA gene encoding transcription elongation factor GreA produces the protein MAKNKQVFELTQEGVDQLRSELSYLKDVKRPENVIALQEARAQGDLSENADYDAARDEQARIEARIKEIENILENFKLIRASNDNKVTTGKTVVLHFVEKNKTAEYQLVGTIEANPMLNKISTDSPVGKAIQGTTEGDTVEVHLETGKTFHIQIVEVK, from the coding sequence ATGGCAAAAAATAAACAGGTTTTTGAACTCACACAAGAAGGGGTAGACCAACTCAGAAGTGAACTATCCTACTTAAAAGATGTCAAAAGACCAGAAAACGTCATCGCTTTACAAGAAGCACGTGCTCAAGGCGACTTATCCGAAAACGCCGATTACGATGCAGCGAGAGACGAACAAGCAAGAATTGAAGCACGCATCAAAGAAATCGAAAATATTCTTGAAAACTTCAAGCTCATTAGAGCATCCAACGATAACAAAGTAACCACAGGTAAAACCGTCGTATTACATTTCGTCGAAAAGAACAAGACTGCTGAGTATCAATTGGTCGGTACGATTGAAGCGAACCCAATGCTCAATAAAATTTCTACCGATTCACCAGTGGGTAAAGCCATCCAAGGTACCACTGAAGGCGACACCGTCGAAGTTCATTTAGAAACCGGCAAAACTTTCCACATTCAAATCGTTGAAGTTAAATAA
- a CDS encoding YqeG family HAD IIIA-type phosphatase, with translation MKQGKYLKFIPSEYQKSVKNIDFLHLYHAGFRTLFIDIDNTLVSYKEHHLTDDLKGFLDGIQAIGFQLVLISNNKQPRVETFVGNHDYPYIFNARKPLKRGFKKGMHLVNELDPKKVVHVGDQVMTDVLGGNRMGFYTILVSAIERKSDILPTRINRKMEAFFIKKVKKHQKALYESRLRPYVETL, from the coding sequence ATGAAGCAAGGGAAATATCTGAAATTTATCCCAAGCGAATATCAAAAATCGGTGAAAAACATCGATTTTTTACACTTATATCACGCTGGTTTTCGCACTTTATTCATCGATATTGATAATACTTTGGTATCTTATAAAGAACACCATTTAACCGATGATTTAAAAGGCTTTTTAGATGGCATTCAAGCCATCGGTTTTCAATTGGTCTTAATTTCAAACAACAAACAACCAAGGGTAGAAACCTTTGTGGGTAACCATGATTACCCTTATATCTTCAATGCACGAAAACCGTTAAAAAGAGGGTTTAAAAAAGGCATGCATTTGGTGAACGAATTAGACCCGAAAAAAGTGGTCCACGTGGGAGACCAAGTGATGACCGATGTTTTAGGGGGCAATCGTATGGGATTCTATACCATATTGGTGAGCGCCATTGAACGAAAATCCGATATTTTACCTACCAGAATCAACCGTAAGATGGAAGCATTCTTCATTAAGAAAGTGAAGAAACACCAAAAAGCACTCTATGAAAGCAGGTTACGTCCCTATGTTGAAACGTTGTAG
- a CDS encoding GTPase, which translates to MLKRCSGCGVVLQDANETKPGYVKDLNHDLCLDCFNLKHYSKVNSVTIHTGDMPQIKEEALIVYVLSVNHLNLRLKYRLDRHFPNSPVILVINHIDTLEPSVNLNRMIERIRQEANKLQMKFVDVVPVSALQDKYVDVLMASIEHHQKQRNVYLVGFQNSGKSLLFKRIASHLNIETTVLSGKKPGLTLADFEIPFNQNKLVDTPGIYLPGSIASFLPYDSYKDLIIETRVKPKIYQLNEQQSLFFGGIFAVSYLDGGFKGIACYASPAMQIHRTKYDPTYEKFNQLQTTMKHTIIGVNFIKQTYRLQPNLAYELAISDVAMIHIKGKATIEVYLPETMRVTLEEALY; encoded by the coding sequence ATGTTGAAACGTTGTAGTGGTTGTGGCGTGGTTTTACAGGATGCCAACGAAACCAAACCTGGGTATGTGAAGGATTTAAACCATGATTTGTGTTTGGATTGTTTCAATCTAAAACACTACTCTAAAGTGAATTCCGTAACCATCCATACAGGTGACATGCCACAAATCAAAGAAGAGGCACTGATTGTTTATGTATTATCAGTGAATCATTTAAACTTAAGATTAAAATACCGATTGGACCGTCATTTTCCCAATTCACCAGTGATTTTGGTCATCAATCACATCGATACGTTAGAACCCTCTGTGAACCTAAACCGCATGATTGAGCGTATTCGTCAAGAAGCCAATAAACTCCAAATGAAATTTGTCGATGTTGTGCCGGTATCGGCATTACAAGATAAATATGTCGATGTCTTGATGGCATCGATTGAACACCACCAAAAGCAACGCAATGTCTATTTGGTCGGATTTCAAAATAGTGGGAAATCGCTCTTATTCAAACGCATTGCGAGTCACTTAAACATCGAAACAACCGTGTTATCGGGTAAAAAGCCTGGTTTAACACTCGCTGATTTTGAAATTCCATTCAATCAGAATAAATTGGTCGATACCCCGGGGATTTATTTGCCAGGGTCTATCGCTTCATTTTTACCTTATGACTCGTATAAGGACTTGATTATTGAAACCCGTGTCAAACCAAAAATCTATCAACTCAATGAACAACAAAGCTTGTTTTTTGGCGGGATATTCGCGGTGTCTTATTTAGACGGCGGATTCAAAGGCATCGCGTGTTATGCATCACCTGCCATGCAAATCCATCGTACCAAATATGACCCAACGTATGAAAAGTTTAATCAGTTACAAACAACGATGAAACACACTATAATAGGAGTGAACTTCATCAAACAAACGTATCGCTTACAACCAAATTTGGCTTATGAACTCGCCATCTCGGATGTCGCGATGATTCACATCAAAGGCAAGGCGACGATTGAAGTTTATCTGCCAGAAACCATGAGGGTTACGCTAGAGGAGGCACTCTATTGA
- the yqeK gene encoding bis(5'-nucleosyl)-tetraphosphatase (symmetrical) YqeK, translated as MSLIALVQEKLKHHPNRFNHILGVKERALELQKIYGGNAAAIETAAILHDLFKYDSITEQTQWIKDDNEVIKYQSVPVAYHAIAAAYYAKDVLNIDDPIVFEAIYYHIWGKVGMRLETMIICVADFCEKNRTFHGAKTVYELSKKDLQQAFILSLEYTIEYLNEGGLTPFYEQLDVLKYYKETPWNY; from the coding sequence TTGAGCTTAATCGCTTTGGTTCAAGAAAAATTAAAGCACCATCCCAACCGGTTTAATCACATTTTAGGGGTGAAAGAACGCGCCCTTGAGTTACAAAAAATTTATGGGGGCAACGCAGCCGCAATTGAAACGGCAGCCATCCTACATGATTTATTCAAGTACGATAGTATCACTGAACAAACCCAATGGATTAAAGATGACAATGAAGTCATCAAATACCAATCGGTACCGGTAGCCTACCACGCGATAGCAGCGGCTTATTATGCCAAAGATGTTCTCAACATCGATGACCCCATCGTCTTTGAAGCCATTTATTATCATATTTGGGGTAAGGTGGGCATGAGGCTAGAAACCATGATCATCTGTGTCGCGGATTTTTGTGAAAAAAACCGTACATTTCATGGGGCTAAAACCGTGTACGAACTCTCGAAAAAGGACCTTCAACAAGCCTTCATATTGAGTTTAGAATACACCATTGAATATTTAAACGAGGGTGGATTGACCCCGTTTTACGAACAATTAGATGTTTTAAAATACTATAAGGAGACACCATGGAATTATTAG
- the rsfS gene encoding ribosome silencing factor: MELLEKIIKTIDIVKVTDVKVYDMEKSSPFFDYVVLATANERQSNALIQYLKESVGTEQIRGFEGKTGGWLLVDMGEVILHLFSKEMRDYYGFDKRLMGLKLVDIKA, from the coding sequence ATGGAATTATTAGAAAAAATCATTAAAACGATCGACATCGTTAAAGTCACAGATGTTAAAGTTTACGATATGGAAAAGAGTTCACCATTCTTTGATTATGTCGTTTTAGCAACCGCGAATGAACGCCAATCCAACGCGTTGATTCAATATTTGAAAGAATCGGTTGGTACCGAACAAATCCGCGGATTTGAAGGCAAAACAGGCGGATGGCTATTGGTCGATATGGGTGAGGTTATACTACACTTATTTTCCAAAGAAATGCGCGACTATTATGGTTTCGATAAACGCTTAATGGGACTTAAATTAGTCGATATCAAAGCGTAA
- a CDS encoding class I SAM-dependent methyltransferase, with translation MSFQDLYVQLIEDIDYDPIIEWIKPHLKPSQRILDAGCGSGVILVPLTKAGYDVVGVDIDTKMLSYAQQALFEAALPVQLYEHDLRTPLSQTFDVILLFNDVVNYFKGVKTVFKTLKKALNPNGFILMDFYKEDYLSVMYWYEEAETSPIHYRWTSRVKGVCLTHTITNYKDTYEVKQYVYPVDYYRTVLESLGLTVVITEGPDERKHYLKASL, from the coding sequence ATGTCATTTCAAGATTTATATGTCCAATTGATTGAGGACATCGATTATGATCCCATCATCGAGTGGATTAAACCACATTTGAAACCATCTCAACGCATCCTTGATGCAGGGTGTGGTTCCGGTGTAATTTTAGTACCCCTCACAAAAGCAGGGTATGATGTGGTTGGTGTCGATATCGATACTAAGATGTTGTCTTATGCCCAACAAGCTTTATTTGAAGCTGCCTTACCTGTGCAATTATATGAACACGACTTGAGAACCCCACTCTCACAAACGTTTGATGTGATATTATTGTTTAATGACGTGGTCAATTACTTTAAAGGGGTAAAAACAGTCTTCAAAACGCTTAAAAAAGCGCTCAATCCAAATGGGTTCATCCTGATGGATTTTTATAAAGAAGACTATTTATCGGTTATGTATTGGTATGAAGAAGCGGAAACATCCCCGATTCACTATCGATGGACTTCACGCGTTAAAGGGGTTTGTTTAACCCACACAATCACAAACTATAAAGATACGTATGAGGTTAAACAATATGTATATCCAGTCGATTATTATCGAACTGTCTTAGAATCTTTGGGTCTAACGGTTGTCATTACTGAGGGACCAGATGAACGAAAACATTACTTGAAAGCGAGCTTGTAG
- a CDS encoding ComEA family DNA-binding protein, translating to MKKIIPLVLIILIIAGLLIVPRIQSVEKAEPVTKPTLIKVEIRGAVKMPGVYEVVSGTTLETLIAFAMGTDVSADLRQINLTAPLMDGVKYVIPTNTEETTDKININQATLEMLITLPGIGKVTAQRILDFRAKEGPFMRIEDIQLVSGIGAQTYENIQAFITI from the coding sequence ATGAAAAAAATCATACCATTGGTCTTGATCATTTTAATCATTGCAGGCTTGTTGATTGTACCTAGAATACAAAGCGTTGAAAAAGCAGAACCGGTCACGAAACCCACGCTCATTAAAGTAGAAATCCGTGGGGCTGTGAAGATGCCTGGGGTATATGAAGTGGTTTCAGGGACAACCCTAGAAACCCTCATTGCTTTCGCGATGGGCACGGATGTATCCGCAGATCTGCGTCAAATCAATTTAACGGCACCCTTGATGGATGGTGTAAAGTATGTTATCCCAACCAATACAGAAGAAACCACAGATAAAATCAATATCAATCAAGCTACCCTAGAAATGCTGATAACACTGCCAGGGATTGGTAAAGTAACCGCACAACGCATCCTGGATTTCAGAGCGAAAGAAGGGCCTTTTATGCGGATTGAAGACATTCAATTGGTATCAGGCATTGGGGCTCAAACCTATGAAAATATTCAAGCGTTTATTACCATCTAG
- a CDS encoding ComEC/Rec2 family competence protein: MKIFKRLLPSSHIHLYAIGLGLAWLAYRHWWAWIPLLLYAYWMRKQRISKSIWVMMILFYGWTWYVFEQPIPTPNPQGIIVQQEDVKAGYRYTVQYGLYRYHLYTPEVLNIGSIISVEGDFKTFETDRFEGAFSPKDYYRSKWVTHVIYQPKIIQQHQIWIPHQIHQDLKQHIGQLPTYTQVFVSSLVLGIFESDMKARISKIGITHLFVLSGLHVTVLMGILNRCLWFLPKKIKLGLETVLLFTYLWVTLFPISLIRAVIQTLLFEWLNHDKIRYTRLDAFSFTWVLMLIINPYYLSNTSFQLTFLVSFLFIISNFKTDALGMMVSTFSAQTLVLPITSKITNQVYPLAFLVAPWFIPVFSYVLLPLSWLALWDKLGMILNPVFELVLNTIGFLEAGAFYFTIPVLSGIFALFYWILWGMASIGPYKIKKAYRMTYVVLFLVLIPQLKYLNPIGKVTFLSVGQGDTTIIERPFRQCTVVIDAFGDVMDYLYLQHIQTIDYLIITHGDFDHHRETEPILNSFQVKQLVLSKYDEGDFEASMRKYHPLYVKQGDKLPCGDIELNILSPIHKSNDDNENSIVIQTKIRDTTYLFMGDLGVSGETTLVNQNQELSSDILKVGHHGSITSSHISFLTRVNPKIAIISAGVDNHFGHPHPAVVDRLKQRGIDVYQTNVVQTITFIDLPFYKRHIILVHKKG, encoded by the coding sequence ATGAAAATATTCAAGCGTTTATTACCATCTAGTCACATCCATTTATACGCGATAGGGCTAGGTTTGGCGTGGTTAGCCTACAGGCATTGGTGGGCTTGGATACCCCTTTTACTGTACGCTTATTGGATGAGAAAACAACGCATTTCAAAAAGCATTTGGGTGATGATGATTTTGTTTTATGGGTGGACTTGGTATGTTTTCGAACAACCGATACCAACCCCAAACCCTCAGGGCATCATCGTCCAACAAGAAGATGTGAAAGCAGGGTATCGATACACCGTTCAATATGGGCTTTACCGCTATCATTTATATACACCTGAAGTGCTCAATATTGGATCCATCATCAGCGTTGAAGGTGATTTTAAAACATTTGAAACAGATCGTTTTGAAGGGGCATTTTCCCCAAAAGATTATTATCGCTCTAAATGGGTTACGCATGTGATTTATCAACCCAAAATTATCCAACAACATCAGATCTGGATACCCCATCAAATCCATCAAGATTTAAAACAACATATTGGACAATTACCGACATATACACAAGTGTTTGTCAGTAGTTTGGTTTTGGGTATTTTTGAATCGGATATGAAGGCGCGTATCTCAAAGATTGGTATTACACATTTATTCGTCCTATCGGGTTTACATGTGACGGTATTGATGGGGATTCTAAATCGATGTTTATGGTTTTTGCCAAAGAAGATTAAATTGGGTTTAGAAACGGTTCTGTTATTCACTTATTTATGGGTGACACTCTTCCCCATATCATTGATACGTGCTGTGATTCAAACCCTATTATTTGAGTGGTTAAATCACGACAAAATCCGTTATACAAGGTTAGATGCATTTTCGTTCACCTGGGTGCTGATGCTAATCATCAACCCTTACTATTTAAGCAATACCAGTTTTCAACTGACATTTTTGGTCAGTTTTCTATTCATCATTAGCAACTTTAAAACCGACGCCTTAGGCATGATGGTATCGACATTCTCAGCCCAAACGTTGGTGTTACCGATTACCAGCAAAATAACCAATCAAGTATATCCTTTGGCCTTTTTGGTTGCGCCATGGTTTATACCAGTGTTTAGTTATGTGCTATTACCTTTATCGTGGTTAGCGCTTTGGGATAAACTAGGGATGATTCTAAACCCTGTGTTTGAGTTGGTTTTAAACACCATAGGGTTTTTAGAAGCAGGGGCTTTTTATTTTACAATACCTGTTTTGAGTGGGATTTTCGCCCTCTTTTATTGGATTTTATGGGGGATGGCTTCTATTGGTCCCTACAAGATTAAAAAAGCGTATCGAATGACTTATGTGGTTCTATTTTTGGTATTGATTCCGCAGTTAAAGTACCTTAATCCTATCGGAAAGGTGACCTTTCTTTCCGTTGGACAAGGTGACACCACCATCATTGAAAGACCTTTCCGTCAATGTACGGTTGTGATCGATGCGTTCGGTGATGTGATGGATTATTTGTATTTACAGCACATCCAAACCATCGACTATTTAATCATCACACATGGGGATTTTGATCATCATAGAGAAACTGAACCTATTCTGAATTCATTTCAAGTCAAACAATTGGTTTTATCCAAATACGATGAAGGCGATTTTGAAGCATCGATGCGAAAGTATCATCCTTTGTACGTGAAACAAGGCGATAAACTGCCCTGTGGTGACATCGAACTAAACATTTTATCACCCATTCATAAAAGCAATGATGACAATGAAAATTCAATTGTTATTCAAACCAAAATTCGAGATACAACCTATTTATTTATGGGTGATTTGGGTGTATCCGGAGAAACAACATTGGTGAATCAAAATCAAGAATTGAGTAGTGATATTTTAAAAGTCGGACACCACGGGTCAATCACATCCTCCCACATATCGTTTTTGACCCGTGTGAATCCCAAAATCGCGATTATTTCAGCGGGGGTGGATAATCATTTTGGTCATCCCCATCCTGCCGTAGTTGACCGTTTGAAACAACGAGGTATAGATGTCTATCAAACCAATGTCGTTCAAACCATCACCTTCATCGATTTACCGTTTTATAAACGACATATCATTTTAGTGCACAAAAAGGGGTAA
- the holA gene encoding DNA polymerase III subunit delta, with translation MPDLMYLFIGNDPFLVENAVEQLVKKLNVDPFNVLTYDLEEHGLDELLQEMNTISFFADKKIIKVKNPWVFYDERADDYLPDFIKYFHNPNEDTTLIFLLERGMDASLAASKEAKKYVRIETVADMAKEDFKPYVKKAFESLKYTIEDLAVDELLERTNFDISMLNNEIAKLKLFAFDDKRITLKDIKQLVARNLEENIFELTNAVLAKNKKRILEVYYDLLEKNEDPIRIIFNIASKLKETIQTKQLLEKGYNQEAIASYFNVKSSKAYYMVKNAQQISKQNLESLYEKLSNLDFDIKSGRMDKKLGLELFLLEV, from the coding sequence ATGCCTGATTTAATGTATCTTTTTATCGGTAATGACCCATTTTTAGTTGAAAATGCAGTGGAACAATTGGTCAAGAAATTGAATGTAGATCCATTCAACGTCTTAACCTATGATTTAGAAGAACATGGTCTCGATGAATTACTCCAAGAAATGAACACCATTTCTTTTTTCGCCGATAAAAAAATCATCAAAGTGAAAAATCCGTGGGTATTTTATGACGAACGTGCTGATGATTATCTACCAGACTTCATCAAATATTTCCACAACCCCAATGAAGATACTACCCTCATCTTTTTACTTGAACGGGGCATGGATGCGAGCCTAGCAGCTTCAAAAGAAGCGAAAAAATACGTGCGCATTGAAACTGTCGCAGATATGGCAAAAGAAGATTTCAAACCTTATGTTAAAAAAGCGTTTGAATCGTTAAAGTACACCATTGAAGACTTGGCGGTCGATGAACTGTTAGAAAGAACGAATTTCGATATTTCAATGCTCAATAATGAGATTGCAAAACTCAAATTATTCGCATTTGATGATAAACGTATCACGTTAAAAGACATCAAACAATTGGTTGCGAGAAACTTAGAAGAAAATATCTTTGAATTAACCAATGCAGTACTAGCGAAAAATAAAAAGCGCATTTTGGAAGTTTATTATGATTTGTTGGAAAAAAACGAAGACCCTATTCGCATCATTTTCAACATCGCTTCTAAACTCAAAGAAACCATTCAAACCAAACAGTTGTTAGAAAAAGGATACAACCAAGAAGCGATTGCATCCTATTTCAACGTCAAATCCAGCAAAGCTTACTACATGGTGAAGAATGCACAGCAGATTTCAAAACAAAATTTAGAGTCATTATATGAAAAATTGTCCAACCTCGACTTTGACATCAAGTCAGGTCGCATGGACAAAAAGTTAGGCTTAGAATTATTCTTATTGGAGGTTTAA